In Burkholderiaceae bacterium DAT-1, the genomic stretch GTTCTTCCCGATCTATTCGATGAAGGAATACCGCTACAACAATATCACCCAGCCGAACCGCAATCTGCTGTTGTTCCGCGATCCGGAAGTGGATGGCATGAAGACTGGCCATACCGATAGCGCAGGTTTCTGCCTGATCGCCACCAAGAAGCATGATGGCCGTCGCGTGCTGAGCGTGGTGCTGGGCACCGAGTCGGACAACGTCCGCGCCAATGAAAGTGCCAAATTGCTGGGCTATGGTCTGCAGTTCTTTGATACGCCCAAGGTACTGAATGCCCGGCAGGTGCTGGCTACGCCGCGTGTCTACAAGGGGGCGGCAGAGTCGGTGAAACTGGGTGTCGATGCCGATCAGTTCATTACTGTGGCCAAGGGTCAGGGTAGTAATCTGCAAACGCAAGTGGTTGTTTCGCCGACAATTGTTGCACCAATTGCTATTGGTCAAGCGCTTGGTTTGGTTAAGGTAGTCCAAGGTGGTCAGGTCGTGGCAGAATTACCGCTCAAGGCGCTTGAGGCTGTGCCACAGGCGGGATTCTTCGGACGCACCATCGACGGTATGAAACTGTGGTTCAAACACTAAGGCTACGCGCGGCTGGAATCGGT encodes the following:
- a CDS encoding D-alanyl-D-alanine carboxypeptidase; the encoded protein is MKNMILAALAAITIANASAALPVPPAPDLAARAYLLVDFQSGIPLAAKDPDSRVEPASLTKLMTAYLTFKAVKTRRITLEQSYTVSERGWRTEGSRMFLDPKKPATVAELIRGMIVQSGNDACVTLAEAIAGSEEVFAGMMNQEALRLGMKNTHYMNSTGLPHAQHFTTARDLSILAQAIIRDFPEFFPIYSMKEYRYNNITQPNRNLLLFRDPEVDGMKTGHTDSAGFCLIATKKHDGRRVLSVVLGTESDNVRANESAKLLGYGLQFFDTPKVLNARQVLATPRVYKGAAESVKLGVDADQFITVAKGQGSNLQTQVVVSPTIVAPIAIGQALGLVKVVQGGQVVAELPLKALEAVPQAGFFGRTIDGMKLWFKH